In Candidatus Chlorohelix allophototropha, one DNA window encodes the following:
- a CDS encoding 3-hydroxyacyl-CoA dehydrogenase yields the protein MDLQNKGVLVTGGASGLGAACVRLFNASGAKVIVADLNEELGLQLANELGENVKFVKTDVVSEESATATVKATVEAFGGIHVAINCAGIGSAERTVGKDAPHPLNSFSKVIQINLIGTFNIIRLAAFAMSTNEPGEDGERGVIINTASVAAFDGQIGQAAYAASKGGIVGMTLPIARDLSRLGIRVVTIAPGLFDTPLLAGLPEPARLSLGQQVPFPSRLGNPDEYAALAKHITENRMLNGEVIRLDGAIRMAPR from the coding sequence ATGGATTTGCAGAACAAGGGTGTTTTGGTAACAGGTGGTGCTTCCGGCTTAGGGGCAGCCTGTGTGCGGTTGTTTAATGCGTCCGGTGCAAAGGTGATAGTAGCTGATCTCAATGAAGAACTCGGCTTACAACTTGCCAATGAGCTAGGTGAAAACGTTAAATTCGTTAAAACCGATGTAGTCAGCGAGGAATCGGCAACTGCTACGGTAAAAGCTACGGTAGAAGCATTTGGCGGCATTCATGTGGCAATCAATTGTGCCGGTATCGGTAGCGCCGAACGTACTGTCGGCAAAGATGCACCTCACCCCCTCAATTCTTTTAGCAAGGTAATTCAGATCAATTTAATCGGCACTTTTAATATTATTCGTCTGGCAGCTTTTGCAATGTCCACTAATGAACCGGGCGAAGATGGTGAGCGAGGCGTAATTATCAATACTGCTTCGGTAGCGGCTTTTGATGGTCAAATCGGACAGGCGGCATATGCGGCTTCTAAAGGCGGCATCGTCGGTATGACTCTCCCAATAGCCCGCGATCTATCGCGACTCGGCATAAGAGTTGTGACTATCGCTCCCGGTCTATTTGACACTCCGTTGCTGGCAGGTTTACCAGAACCGGCGCGTTTATCTTTGGGACAACAAGTTCCCTTCCCCTCGCGTTTGGGTAATCCGGACGAATACGCAGCCTTGGCAAAGCATATCACCGAGAATCGCATGCTCAATGGTGAGGTTATCCGCCTTGATGGTGCGATTCGCATGGCTCCCCGCTAA
- a CDS encoding sodium-translocating pyrophosphatase, translating into MFAVWLAIIYGAGLVGIIFALLLARQVLGSDRGTPEMQNIASKIFQGAMAFLKRQYTTIAYLAVVAAVALGVLLAVLQTSSPTSGTSIGGVELGIKTSVAFLVGALCSGLSGFIGMYIAVQANLRTAAAARRSLADALTMSLRGGAVSGFLVVALSLMGVTTILLAYGGFSFGDGFKDEATVNNILTSIVGFGFGASFVALFAQLGGGIYTKAADVGADLVGKVEAGIPEDDPRNPAVIADLVGDNVGDCAGRGADLFESTAAENIGAIILGAVLYKVSPNHDAAWVMFPLVIMALGIIASLIGVLVVRPSKQMHDAMSDLNMGYYTTAFFCLIGLVGVSFWMFGNTGYADASWKFAICGIFGILTSFAFVLFTQYYTAGAWRPVREIAEASKTGPATVVIAGTAVGFETTAPSTLVIGAALLGSYFVGDSIPGLPLGGIFGTAVATMGMLMSAAYILAMDTFGPITDNAGGITEMSDSPKEVREITDALDSVGNTTKALTKGYAVGSAALAAFLLFSAYLEAAKLMSPASTALKPEPLVNLANPVVFVGGFIGAALIFLFSSMTVRAVGKAAGSMIEEVRRQFRSDPGIMAGTSEPDYARCVDISTRGALKAMIMPGLLAVGTPIVVGLTLRAQGAAGMLMIGTIVGVLMANYLNNAGGAWDNAKKYIEAGNLKDATGKILGKKSEAHAAAVVGDTVGDPFKDTSGPSLHVLIKLLSTITLVLVPLFI; encoded by the coding sequence ATGTTTGCTGTATGGCTTGCCATTATTTACGGTGCTGGGCTTGTGGGTATTATCTTTGCTTTACTCCTCGCCCGACAGGTACTCGGAAGTGATCGTGGTACCCCCGAAATGCAAAACATTGCATCCAAAATCTTTCAAGGTGCAATGGCTTTCTTGAAACGTCAATACACCACTATTGCATACCTTGCTGTAGTTGCAGCCGTTGCTTTAGGTGTGTTACTGGCAGTGCTACAAACTTCTAGCCCTACTTCTGGTACTTCAATCGGGGGAGTAGAACTAGGAATTAAAACCTCCGTAGCTTTTTTAGTTGGGGCGCTTTGTTCGGGTCTTTCTGGCTTTATCGGTATGTACATAGCAGTTCAGGCTAACCTGCGTACTGCTGCTGCGGCTCGGCGTAGTTTGGCCGATGCGCTGACTATGTCGCTACGTGGTGGGGCGGTTTCCGGCTTTCTAGTAGTAGCCCTGAGTCTGATGGGTGTTACCACCATTTTGCTGGCTTACGGCGGTTTCAGCTTTGGCGATGGTTTCAAGGATGAGGCAACCGTTAATAATATCCTGACCAGCATTGTGGGCTTCGGTTTTGGAGCTAGCTTTGTGGCATTGTTTGCGCAGCTTGGCGGCGGTATCTATACCAAAGCGGCAGACGTGGGCGCAGACTTAGTGGGTAAAGTTGAAGCGGGTATTCCTGAAGACGATCCGCGCAACCCGGCAGTAATTGCCGACTTGGTGGGTGACAACGTGGGTGACTGTGCCGGTCGTGGCGCTGACCTCTTTGAATCCACTGCTGCCGAGAACATCGGCGCTATCATATTGGGTGCGGTATTGTACAAAGTCAGCCCTAATCACGATGCGGCATGGGTTATGTTCCCGCTGGTAATTATGGCGCTTGGTATCATTGCTTCGCTTATCGGTGTGCTGGTAGTTCGTCCCAGCAAGCAGATGCACGATGCGATGAGCGACCTGAATATGGGTTACTACACCACCGCTTTCTTCTGTCTAATCGGGTTAGTGGGTGTCTCCTTCTGGATGTTTGGCAACACCGGGTACGCTGATGCAAGCTGGAAATTCGCTATTTGCGGTATTTTCGGCATCTTAACCAGCTTCGCGTTTGTGCTCTTTACCCAGTATTACACGGCGGGAGCGTGGCGACCCGTTAGGGAAATTGCTGAAGCTTCCAAAACAGGTCCTGCTACGGTAGTTATTGCCGGTACGGCGGTTGGCTTTGAAACCACTGCGCCTAGCACTTTGGTAATTGGCGCGGCTTTGCTCGGCTCTTACTTCGTGGGCGACTCGATTCCCGGTTTGCCATTGGGCGGTATCTTTGGTACGGCAGTAGCAACAATGGGTATGCTGATGTCCGCCGCTTACATTTTGGCAATGGATACCTTTGGACCTATTACCGACAATGCGGGCGGTATCACTGAAATGAGCGACTCTCCTAAAGAGGTTCGCGAAATTACAGACGCGCTGGATTCGGTTGGCAATACCACCAAAGCTTTAACCAAAGGTTATGCGGTTGGTTCGGCTGCTTTAGCTGCCTTCCTGCTCTTCTCGGCTTATCTCGAAGCGGCAAAACTGATGTCACCAGCTTCCACTGCTCTGAAACCGGAACCGCTGGTAAACTTGGCTAACCCGGTAGTGTTTGTGGGCGGTTTCATCGGCGCGGCTCTAATCTTCCTGTTTAGCTCAATGACGGTACGTGCTGTCGGTAAAGCGGCAGGTAGTATGATCGAAGAAGTACGCCGCCAGTTCCGCAGCGACCCCGGTATTATGGCTGGAACCAGCGAACCTGATTACGCCCGTTGCGTGGATATTTCCACTAGGGGCGCGCTCAAGGCGATGATTATGCCCGGTTTACTGGCAGTCGGTACGCCGATTGTAGTTGGTTTGACGCTGCGAGCACAGGGCGCTGCCGGTATGCTGATGATCGGTACTATTGTGGGCGTGCTGATGGCGAACTACCTGAACAACGCGGGTGGCGCGTGGGATAACGCCAAGAAGTACATTGAGGCAGGTAATTTGAAGGACGCTACAGGCAAGATTCTTGGTAAGAAGAGCGAAGCGCATGCTGCCGCCGTAGTAGGCGATACTGTGGGCGACCCCTTCAAGGATACCAGCGGACCTTCCTTGCACGTGCTTATCAAACTGCTGTCCACCATTACGTTGGTGCTAGTACCGCTGTTCATCTAA
- a CDS encoding M16 family metallopeptidase, which yields MGYEKTTLNNGVRVISNSMPHTQSVSTILYYGVGSRYEEDKLAGISHFIEHMVFKGTNKRPTAKAISEAIEAVGGVLNASTGREVTNYWAKVPKAHFPLAFDVLSDMMLNAKFDPNEIEKERKVIIEEIHMTLDSPPDLANEIIANVIWGDQPAGRDIAGNDETVGGIKREHLMSYLQKNYLPADMIVSVAGNIEHAEVVKMVEATLGQLPAGERPAAKPTVAVNGGPRQKIYFKETEQTNLCVAVPSLAYVDPRRYILSILDTIMGSGMSSRLFQEIREERGLCYTVDSYASQMSDTGAWIVYSGVDPDNTDETITAILGEMRKIRDERVSDAELLKAKEYNKGRMLLGLEDTRAVASWAGNQELLLDRILTVEEVVERIEAVTAEQIQELAKEMFTDENLRLSVVGPYKDQDERFLNLLKF from the coding sequence ATGGGTTACGAAAAAACTACGCTGAATAATGGAGTGCGAGTCATCTCAAATTCTATGCCACACACCCAATCAGTTAGCACAATCTTATATTACGGAGTAGGTAGCCGTTACGAAGAAGATAAATTAGCTGGAATTAGCCATTTCATAGAACACATGGTTTTCAAGGGAACTAACAAACGTCCAACCGCTAAAGCAATAAGTGAAGCAATCGAGGCGGTTGGAGGGGTTCTAAACGCCAGCACCGGACGCGAAGTGACCAATTACTGGGCTAAAGTCCCAAAAGCTCATTTCCCCCTTGCCTTTGATGTATTGAGCGATATGATGCTAAACGCGAAATTCGACCCGAACGAGATTGAAAAAGAGCGCAAGGTTATCATCGAAGAAATCCATATGACGCTTGACTCGCCACCTGATCTGGCAAACGAAATAATCGCCAATGTCATCTGGGGGGATCAACCGGCAGGGCGGGACATCGCCGGAAATGATGAAACCGTAGGTGGAATCAAACGCGAACACTTAATGAGCTATCTACAAAAAAATTACCTTCCGGCGGATATGATTGTGAGTGTCGCCGGTAATATAGAGCATGCTGAAGTAGTGAAAATGGTGGAGGCTACCCTCGGTCAATTGCCTGCGGGTGAACGTCCTGCCGCTAAACCGACTGTGGCTGTCAATGGCGGTCCGCGCCAGAAAATCTACTTCAAAGAGACTGAGCAAACTAACCTTTGTGTAGCAGTGCCATCCCTCGCATATGTTGACCCGCGCCGCTATATTTTATCAATTTTGGATACCATCATGGGCAGTGGCATGAGTAGCCGCTTATTTCAGGAAATTCGGGAAGAGCGGGGCTTATGCTACACCGTAGATAGCTATGCCAGCCAGATGAGCGATACCGGAGCTTGGATTGTTTACAGTGGAGTTGACCCGGACAATACCGATGAAACTATTACAGCAATTTTAGGAGAGATGCGAAAAATCCGAGATGAGCGAGTATCTGATGCTGAATTACTAAAAGCTAAAGAATACAATAAAGGTCGGATGTTATTGGGACTAGAAGACACCCGCGCCGTCGCTTCTTGGGCTGGTAATCAGGAATTGTTACTCGATCGGATTCTGACGGTCGAGGAAGTGGTCGAACGTATTGAAGCCGTTACAGCCGAACAAATTCAGGAACTGGCAAAAGAGATGTTCACCGATGAAAACCTGCGTTTATCAGTGGTAGGTCCTTATAAGGATCAGGACGAGCGGTTTTTGAATTTGTTAAAATTCTAG
- a CDS encoding tyrosine-protein phosphatase, giving the protein MLRYLDIEGAFNFRDIGGYPVEAAGLTSWGRLFRSGSLHNLSETSINRLHALGLKTVIDLRTTREITERPDIVNGFDYHSLPVIEGQQEKELAKSNKLTEHYKYMLENTQPRLKTIFEHLATLENSPVLVHCAAGKDRTGLVIALVLGNAGVADETIIEDYALSDRYLDGFYKEAYEEARQKGYDIVRYSNVLNSNSENMANTITYLRERYGDFKGYLSAIGLSDETLDKLRNLIIN; this is encoded by the coding sequence ATGCTACGCTATTTGGATATTGAGGGTGCTTTTAATTTTAGAGATATTGGCGGTTACCCGGTAGAAGCTGCGGGGCTTACAAGCTGGGGTAGGCTATTTAGATCAGGGTCACTTCATAATTTGTCTGAAACAAGTATAAATAGATTGCATGCGTTGGGTTTGAAAACGGTCATTGATTTGCGTACTACCCGTGAGATAACTGAGAGACCTGATATTGTGAATGGTTTTGATTATCACTCATTGCCGGTGATTGAAGGTCAACAGGAAAAAGAATTGGCTAAAAGCAATAAACTGACCGAGCATTATAAATATATGCTAGAAAATACTCAACCCCGTTTAAAAACAATATTTGAACATTTGGCTACTCTTGAAAATAGTCCTGTGCTGGTGCATTGTGCTGCCGGGAAAGACCGCACCGGTCTAGTTATCGCTTTGGTACTAGGCAATGCTGGTGTCGCGGATGAAACTATTATCGAGGATTACGCACTGAGTGATCGTTACCTTGATGGCTTTTACAAGGAAGCCTATGAAGAAGCACGCCAGAAGGGCTATGATATTGTACGCTATTCAAATGTACTCAATTCAAATAGCGAGAATATGGCTAATACGATAACCTATTTGCGAGAGCGTTATGGGGATTTTAAAGGCTATTTGAGCGCAATTGGTTTAAGTGACGAGACACTCGATAAGTTGCGCAATCTGATAATTAATTAA
- a CDS encoding lysoplasmalogenase, whose protein sequence is MEIWLGLLAAVWALLLFGGFVLGRDNPEKTYRMPLNTRLSSSFMLMVAGWSWVLAVGTKPGNYAFFIALGMTLGFIGDLCMASVIPLSQPALGGICAFGIGHVFYIVALLTFGNSNGLDSPIPRWLALILWWLIGLGGWYIVVGCKGKPDVLRLAALPYALLLSSTAGFAGGLAVQSPGFIYLAVGAALFLFSDLLIAAQLFSGLNFRHIGDVIWLTYGPAQFLIVYSIINALSVSSFN, encoded by the coding sequence ATGGAAATCTGGCTAGGTTTGTTGGCTGCTGTTTGGGCATTATTACTATTTGGTGGCTTTGTTCTAGGCAGAGATAATCCTGAAAAAACTTACCGCATGCCTCTTAATACTCGGCTAAGTTCTTCATTTATGCTGATGGTAGCCGGTTGGAGTTGGGTATTAGCGGTAGGTACTAAACCCGGTAATTATGCTTTTTTTATCGCTTTGGGTATGACGCTCGGATTTATAGGCGATTTGTGTATGGCAAGCGTTATACCATTATCACAGCCTGCGCTAGGGGGGATTTGCGCTTTCGGAATCGGGCATGTCTTTTATATCGTAGCATTGCTTACTTTTGGGAATAGCAATGGTTTGGATTCTCCTATCCCGCGTTGGCTGGCTTTAATACTATGGTGGCTGATTGGTCTAGGAGGGTGGTATATCGTTGTGGGGTGCAAGGGTAAACCGGATGTTCTTCGATTAGCCGCTTTGCCTTACGCGCTTTTGTTAAGCAGCACTGCCGGATTTGCCGGGGGGTTGGCTGTGCAATCCCCCGGTTTCATTTATTTGGCTGTCGGCGCTGCCCTTTTTCTTTTCAGTGATTTACTAATAGCTGCTCAACTATTTTCCGGTTTAAACTTTCGACATATCGGTGACGTTATTTGGCTAACCTACGGTCCGGCGCAATTTCTGATTGTATACAGCATTATTAATGCATTGTCGGTATCCAGTTTTAACTAA
- a CDS encoding PHP-associated domain-containing protein, translating to MSGDNMEQIVAQPIRGKADLHLHTTASDGMGTVEEVLEYVEHKTDLDVIAITDHDEIRGAWAARELAAKNNYRFKILMGQEITSRHGHILIYGVEEPFKMFKSLEATVEWAHERGGVVIIPHPLSYMTLSVGENQLRKLFNKQLHVDGIEIINPSIAGYVRRHEVKTINDEEWDLAQIGSSDAHFPHHIATAYTSFPGKTIEELLQAIKDRTTQPHGRYLTIKEQLQGAGKQNLRSLVILPADKMRRAIATVSRRLPNNK from the coding sequence TTGAGCGGAGATAATATGGAGCAAATTGTAGCGCAACCCATTAGGGGTAAAGCTGATTTGCACCTCCACACCACTGCCAGCGATGGCATGGGAACTGTCGAAGAAGTGCTTGAATACGTTGAACATAAAACAGATCTCGATGTGATAGCCATTACAGATCATGATGAGATAAGGGGAGCTTGGGCAGCGCGAGAACTGGCTGCCAAAAATAACTACCGCTTCAAGATTTTAATGGGTCAGGAAATTACCAGCCGTCACGGGCATATCTTGATTTACGGCGTAGAAGAACCTTTTAAAATGTTCAAATCGCTGGAAGCGACGGTAGAATGGGCGCATGAGCGCGGGGGAGTGGTTATTATCCCTCATCCCCTCAGCTATATGACTCTCAGTGTAGGCGAAAACCAGCTTCGTAAACTTTTCAACAAACAATTGCACGTTGATGGAATAGAAATAATCAATCCCAGTATTGCCGGGTATGTACGTCGCCACGAGGTAAAAACCATTAATGATGAAGAATGGGATTTGGCGCAAATCGGCAGTAGCGATGCCCATTTTCCGCATCATATCGCCACCGCCTATACTTCTTTTCCGGGTAAAACAATTGAGGAGTTGCTTCAAGCTATCAAGGATCGTACCACTCAACCTCATGGGCGTTATCTGACTATCAAAGAACAGTTACAGGGCGCAGGTAAACAAAATCTGAGAAGTCTGGTTATCCTACCCGCTGACAAAATGCGCAGAGCTATTGCTACCGTCTCTCGGCGATTGCCTAACAATAAGTAA
- a CDS encoding glycosyltransferase family 4 protein: MKICLVSPYDYTREGGVNQHIMHLAENFRVLGHTAKIIAPTSIDPEEFLHPDPDVYLVGNVVPIKANGSVARITLSLNLSSKIKQILLDEQFDVVHVHEPLMPALPLTVLLNSNAVNIGTFHAFSQSHIGYYYMRPFLRPFVNKLDGRIAVSKPALEFIRQYFRGNYEIIPNGIDLSRFEEENEPITELTDGKLNILFVGRFSERRKGLKFLLRAYNTVKMQIPNARLVIVGKGETKGYQNYLNRNGIKDVVFTGFVPDEMLPRYYRSCHVFCAPSIGGESFGIILLEAMASGLPVIASDIPGYASVLQHGLQGLLVEPRNREALALSLVHLLADSDLRSRMGDAGRARALEYTWEKVAQRVLTFYERSENRRRARIRLKRIRRATRRYYGFGWLLKRGSRPSSSYPTDSIPPREATG, translated from the coding sequence ATGAAGATTTGCCTTGTTTCGCCTTACGATTATACACGGGAAGGCGGTGTTAACCAGCATATAATGCACCTCGCCGAAAACTTTCGGGTATTGGGACATACTGCCAAAATTATTGCACCCACCTCAATTGACCCAGAAGAATTTTTGCATCCTGACCCAGATGTTTATCTGGTTGGTAATGTTGTACCCATCAAGGCAAATGGAAGTGTTGCCCGTATAACTCTTTCTCTCAATCTAAGTAGCAAAATAAAGCAAATCTTGCTAGATGAGCAATTTGATGTGGTTCATGTGCATGAGCCGCTTATGCCTGCTTTGCCTCTAACAGTTTTGTTAAATTCCAACGCGGTAAATATTGGCACTTTCCACGCTTTTTCACAATCGCATATCGGCTATTATTATATGCGTCCATTCTTGCGCCCTTTTGTTAATAAGCTCGATGGTAGAATTGCCGTTTCAAAGCCTGCTCTTGAATTTATCCGACAGTATTTCAGGGGAAACTATGAAATTATTCCCAATGGCATTGACCTAAGCCGCTTTGAGGAAGAGAATGAACCTATTACTGAACTAACTGACGGCAAATTGAATATTCTGTTTGTTGGAAGGTTCAGCGAACGTCGCAAGGGTCTTAAATTTTTGTTGCGCGCCTATAACACCGTAAAAATGCAGATCCCAAATGCGCGACTGGTAATCGTTGGTAAGGGTGAAACTAAAGGCTATCAAAATTACTTGAATCGAAACGGGATAAAAGATGTAGTTTTTACCGGATTTGTGCCGGATGAAATGCTACCACGCTACTATAGAAGTTGCCATGTATTTTGTGCGCCTTCTATCGGGGGCGAGAGTTTTGGAATTATTTTGCTGGAAGCAATGGCAAGTGGGTTGCCGGTAATCGCCAGCGATATTCCCGGTTATGCTAGTGTCCTACAGCATGGGTTGCAAGGATTGCTGGTTGAACCACGTAATCGTGAGGCGCTTGCTTTGTCGCTGGTGCATTTGCTGGCAGATAGTGATTTGCGTAGCAGGATGGGTGATGCCGGGCGTGCGCGTGCTTTGGAATACACTTGGGAAAAAGTAGCACAGCGTGTTCTTACCTTTTATGAACGCAGCGAGAACCGTCGCCGCGCCCGCATAAGACTCAAGCGCATTCGTAGAGCAACACGTCGCTACTATGGTTTTGGTTGGCTGCTAAAAAGAGGTAGTCGTCCTTCTTCATCTTATCCGACCGATTCTATTCCTCCTAGAGAAGCTACCGGTTAA
- a CDS encoding polyprenyl synthetase family protein — MSQNQEFTRALTRYAAAIDAEIKEELGIRLDEFMRGAISYQFGWVDENFKEIEGGNSGKKLRPVMYLLAYQACHPLGFGAPLAPALPVAACLEMIHNYSLVHDDIEDDDRARRGRPTIWALWGKPKAINVGDCLHVLAFRRLHRAANKGLTQERTLRIAESTSDMSVRLSLGQHKDMSFEDTLEVTPEMYIDMIGGKTAAIFSCALECGAIAGLPEPLDESVVFNLATFGLKIGLAFQIRDDILGIWGLSSETGKPSGSDIRRRKKSLPVIYALTHATDADREQLLEIYQRTDPVKPAEEQFIMDAFERCGAKVFSQNQAEKLRSEAEAALAEAMPDSIEKNPPLKQLHDLCAFLVERSF, encoded by the coding sequence ATGAGCCAGAATCAAGAATTTACAAGAGCATTAACCCGCTATGCCGCAGCAATCGATGCCGAAATCAAAGAAGAGTTAGGTATCAGGCTCGACGAATTTATGCGTGGCGCTATCAGTTACCAGTTTGGTTGGGTTGACGAGAATTTTAAAGAGATAGAGGGCGGCAATAGCGGCAAAAAATTACGCCCTGTAATGTACCTTCTCGCTTATCAAGCGTGCCATCCTTTGGGCTTTGGTGCGCCCCTTGCCCCTGCACTTCCCGTTGCTGCCTGCCTCGAAATGATTCACAACTATAGCCTAGTCCACGATGATATAGAGGACGATGATCGCGCTCGAAGGGGGCGTCCCACCATTTGGGCACTCTGGGGCAAGCCAAAAGCGATAAATGTGGGCGATTGCTTGCATGTATTGGCTTTCCGGCGGCTTCATCGTGCCGCTAATAAAGGGCTAACCCAAGAGCGCACCTTACGGATTGCGGAATCAACATCTGATATGTCAGTGCGGTTGTCGTTGGGTCAGCACAAAGATATGAGTTTTGAGGATACCCTCGAAGTAACCCCAGAAATGTATATTGATATGATCGGTGGCAAAACCGCAGCTATTTTCAGTTGTGCCCTTGAATGTGGCGCAATCGCCGGTTTACCGGAACCGCTTGATGAAAGCGTAGTGTTTAATCTTGCTACCTTTGGCTTGAAAATCGGGTTGGCATTTCAGATTAGAGATGATATCCTGGGTATTTGGGGGCTTTCCAGCGAAACGGGCAAACCTAGCGGCAGCGATATCAGACGGCGTAAGAAAAGCCTGCCGGTAATATATGCGTTGACACATGCTACCGATGCAGATCGTGAGCAATTACTGGAGATTTATCAGCGCACTGACCCTGTTAAGCCAGCGGAAGAACAATTTATAATGGACGCTTTTGAGCGCTGTGGCGCTAAAGTTTTCTCGCAAAATCAGGCAGAGAAGTTGCGATCAGAAGCAGAAGCAGCCCTAGCAGAAGCCATGCCGGATTCTATTGAAAAGAATCCGCCCTTAAAACAATTGCACGATTTGTGCGCTTTCTTGGTTGAGCGAAGTTTCTGA